The following are encoded together in the Oncorhynchus masou masou isolate Uvic2021 chromosome 5, UVic_Omas_1.1, whole genome shotgun sequence genome:
- the nop56 gene encoding nucleolar protein 56 produces MVLLHVLFEHAAGYALFVVKEVEEIGMLLPQVEDCVLNIGKFNGMVSLAAFFPFKSAQAALDNINAISEGVVHADLKLFLETNLPIGGKKKAMLGVGDAKIGGALQEELGLAIQTGGVVAEILRGVRLHFHSLVKGLTAQAASKAQLGLGHSYSRAKVKFNVNRSDNMIIQSIALLDQLDKDINTFSMRVREWYGYHFPELIKIVTDNSTYCKMTQLIGNRKELSEESLESMEEVVMDSAKAQSILEASRSSMGMDISPIDLINIERFSNRVVSLAAYRLELQEYLHSKMGQVAPNLAALIGDVVGARLISHAGSLTNLAKYPASTVQILGAEKALFRALKTRGNTPKYGLIFHSTFIGRAAAKNKGRISRYLANKCTIASRIDAFSDVPTCVFGDKLRDQVEERLSFYETGEAPRKNLDVMKEAVIQAGEVAAEIKIKLAKKEKKRKKREKKLAALSTGDGEEEAGDGEAGATENGEAKKKKKKKSVSEAVQMGEEASAAENGDAPAKKKKKRKSEAMEVEPVAEEAPETPQTEKKKKRKKKD; encoded by the exons ATG GTGCTGTTGCATGTGCTGTTCGAACATGCGGCAGGGTATGCGCTCTTCGTTGTTAAGGAGGTGGAAGAGATTGGCATGCTTTTGCCTCAG GTTGAAGATTGCGTTCTAAACATTGGGAAATTCAATGGCATGGTGAGCCTAGCTGCCTTTTTCCCGTTCAAGTCGGCCCAGGCTGCTCTAGATAATATTAATGCCATATCAGAAG GTGTGGTCCATGCTGACCTGAAGCTGTTCCTGGAGACTAACCTTCCAATAGGGGGCAAGAAGAAGGCAATGCTGGGGGTAGGCGATGCCAAGATAGGAGGAGCTCTGCAAGAAGAGCTGGGCTTGGCCATCCAGACTGGAGGAGTGGTGGCAGAGATATTGAGAG GTGTGCGTCTCCACTTCCACTCCCTGGTGAAGGGGCTTACTGCCCAGGCTGCCTCCAAGGCCCAGCTAGGGCTGGGCCACAGCTACTCCAGGGCCAAGGTCAAGTTCAACGTCAACAGGTCTGACAACATGATCATCCAGTCCATTGCCCTTCTTGATCAGCTGGACAAGGACATCAACACCTTCTCCATGCGTGTGCG TGAGTGGTATGGCTACCATTTCCCGGAGCTGATCAAGATAGTGACGGACAACTCTACATACTGCAAGATGACCCAGCTGATTGGCAACCGGAAGGAGCTGAGTGAGGAAAGTCTGGAGAGCATGGAAGAGGTGGTGATGGACAGTGCCAAGGCCCAGTCCATCCTAGAGGCCTCCCGCAGCTCTATGG GCATGGACATCTCTCCCATTGACCTGATCAACATTGAGAGGTTCTCTAACCGCGTGGTCTCACTGGCTGCCTACAGGCTTGAGCTCCAGGAGTACCTTCACTCCAAGATGGGCCAGGTGGCCCCCAACTTGGCCGCACTCATAGGAGATGTG gTGGGAGCACGCCTGATCTCCCACGCCGGCAGCTTAACCAACCTGGCCAAGTACCCAGCTTCAACTGTGCAGATCCTGGGTGCTGAGAAGGCCCTGTTCAG GGCTCTGAAGACGCGTGGCAACACCCCCAAGTATGGCCTCATCTTCCACTCAACCTTCATTGGTCGTGCTGCAGCCAAGAACAAGGGGCGTATCTCCCGTTACCTGGCCAATAAGTGCACAATCGCCTCAAGAATCGATGCCTTTTCTG ATGTGCCCACCTGTGTGTTTGGTGACAAATTGCGTGACCAGGTGGAGGAGCGCCTTTCGTTCTACGAGACGGGAGAGGCGCCTCGCAAGAACCTGGACGTCATGAAAGAGGCTGTTATACAG GCCGGAGAGGTGGCAGCTGAGATAAAGATCAAATTGGCAAAAAAGGAGAAGAAACGCAAGAAGCGGGAGAAGAAGCTGGCAGCCCTCTCCACTGGTGACGGTGAAGAGGAAGCGGGTGATGGCGAGGCAGGG GCGACTGAGAATGGCGAggcaaagaagaagaagaaaaagaagtcTGTATCCGAGGCCGTTCAAATGGGGGAAGAAGCTTCAGCAGCAGAGAACGGAGATGCTCCGGccaagaagaaaaagaaacgaaAGAGTGAGGCAATGGAGGTGGAGCCAGTGGCTGAGGAGGCTCCAGAAACCCCTCAGACTGAGAAGaaaaagaagaggaagaaaaaAGACTGA